Proteins encoded in a region of the Flammeovirga yaeyamensis genome:
- a CDS encoding acetyl-CoA C-acyltransferase, whose amino-acid sequence MKEVYIVSAVRTPIGSFGGVLSSLSATQLGSTAIKGALEKAGVQPSEVNEVFMGNVIASNLGQAPAKQAALGAGIGHDVPCTTVNKVCASGMKTLMLGAQSIMLGDNDIVVTGGMESMSNIPYYVPKGRYGHGYGHGQLLDGLVKDGLSDAYNGEAMGVCADATAVKCEISREEQDAFAIESYKRTAMSTEDGIFVNEIIPVAVPQRRGDDVIVDKDEEFTKVKFEKIPSLRAVFTKDGTVTAANASTINDGAASIILASEEAVKRLGLKPIAKVVSFADASLAPEWFTIAPPDAANKALKKAGLSKEDIDYWEVNEAFSVVTLAFSKQLGLSSDIVNVHGGSVSMGHPLGASGARIMVTLMGVLNARKGKKGLAAICNGGGGASAVIIEKL is encoded by the coding sequence ATGAAAGAAGTATATATCGTATCGGCGGTAAGAACGCCTATCGGTAGCTTTGGAGGTGTATTGTCTTCACTATCAGCAACTCAATTAGGAAGCACTGCTATCAAAGGTGCTTTAGAAAAAGCAGGCGTTCAACCTTCGGAAGTGAACGAAGTTTTTATGGGGAATGTGATTGCCTCAAATCTTGGTCAAGCTCCTGCAAAGCAAGCTGCACTTGGTGCTGGCATCGGACACGATGTGCCATGTACAACAGTAAATAAAGTATGTGCTTCTGGAATGAAAACCTTAATGTTAGGAGCACAATCAATCATGTTAGGCGATAACGATATTGTTGTTACAGGAGGGATGGAATCGATGTCGAATATCCCTTATTACGTTCCAAAGGGTCGTTATGGTCATGGTTACGGTCACGGACAATTATTGGATGGCTTAGTAAAAGATGGTCTTTCAGATGCTTACAATGGTGAGGCCATGGGTGTTTGTGCTGATGCTACTGCTGTAAAATGTGAGATTTCGAGAGAAGAACAAGATGCCTTCGCAATAGAATCTTATAAAAGAACAGCAATGTCAACGGAAGATGGAATTTTTGTTAATGAAATTATTCCAGTAGCTGTACCTCAAAGAAGGGGAGATGATGTGATTGTTGACAAAGATGAGGAATTCACTAAAGTAAAGTTTGAAAAAATACCATCCTTAAGAGCCGTATTTACGAAAGATGGAACAGTAACAGCCGCGAATGCATCAACTATTAATGATGGGGCTGCTTCTATTATTTTAGCAAGTGAAGAGGCTGTAAAAAGATTAGGTTTAAAACCTATAGCAAAAGTAGTAAGCTTTGCTGATGCATCCTTAGCACCTGAGTGGTTTACTATTGCCCCACCTGATGCTGCAAATAAAGCATTAAAAAAAGCAGGTCTATCTAAAGAAGATATAGACTATTGGGAAGTAAACGAGGCATTCTCTGTAGTGACTTTGGCTTTCTCAAAGCAATTAGGCTTGTCGAGTGATATTGTCAATGTTCATGGAGGTTCAGTTTCTATGGGGCATCCGTTAGGTGCTTCTGGAGCAAGAATTATGGTGACACTTATGGGTGTTCTAAATGCAAGAAAAGGTAAAAAAGGACTTGCAGCAATTTGTAATGGAGGAGGTGGAGCCTCTGCAGTTATTATTGAGAAACTATAA